Proteins found in one Candidatus Thorarchaeota archaeon genomic segment:
- a CDS encoding PAS domain S-box protein produces the protein MMGLKNVPASVLVENAPEPVLILNSEGNIKYVNQSFEDCFGYFREDVLGKHYTEVEIIAHNEAKSQDGQGYWESLEGKLPEPEDYAFEGKNGESYHMVPTSFHVTDTETGQELLVVFLKDISDLVHTQDQLAFAQAALDNAVYGVAFSDSKANLTYVNDAFCKLWGYSDKENLIGEHLLLSRTDSHKAKDILEAIAQNGYWRGEIEGILKDGSKKYVQMSATHVKEQGIPHGIMASFIDVSERKKAQEKLVRNERLAALGQLSGGIAHELRNPLGAIKNSVYFLRMALEDPDEDIQETLEIIDEEVQHSVDIIESLLDYARPRPPTRRKVDITKLLEDLISSAEIPDDIEVTVEFDKEIPVLLADPVQLERVFGNLIGNAVQAMPDGGRLKLSAKCCADEMVQVKVEDTGEGIPEENLEKVFEPLFTTKAKGIGLGLAIVNSVVEAHDGSISVKSEVGKGTLFTVELPLPEVN, from the coding sequence TTGATGGGACTCAAGAACGTGCCAGCATCTGTACTTGTCGAGAACGCACCTGAACCGGTGCTAATACTGAATTCAGAAGGCAATATTAAATATGTCAACCAAAGCTTCGAGGACTGTTTTGGTTATTTCCGTGAAGATGTCCTTGGCAAGCATTATACAGAAGTGGAAATCATTGCTCATAATGAAGCCAAGAGCCAAGACGGACAAGGATATTGGGAATCTTTGGAAGGCAAATTGCCAGAACCTGAGGATTATGCATTCGAGGGCAAAAATGGAGAATCATATCATATGGTTCCCACATCGTTCCATGTGACAGATACAGAAACCGGCCAAGAGCTACTAGTTGTGTTTCTCAAAGATATCAGTGATTTAGTCCACACACAAGACCAGCTGGCTTTTGCACAAGCAGCGCTTGACAATGCAGTATATGGTGTGGCGTTCTCAGACTCAAAGGCTAATCTAACCTATGTAAATGATGCATTCTGTAAGTTGTGGGGATACTCAGACAAAGAGAATCTTATCGGAGAACATTTGTTGCTTTCCAGAACCGATTCTCACAAGGCAAAGGATATCTTGGAGGCAATAGCTCAGAACGGGTATTGGAGGGGTGAAATTGAAGGAATCCTGAAAGATGGTTCGAAGAAGTACGTGCAAATGTCAGCAACTCACGTTAAGGAACAGGGTATTCCACATGGAATCATGGCCTCATTTATCGATGTTTCCGAACGAAAAAAAGCACAGGAGAAGCTAGTAAGAAACGAACGATTGGCCGCATTGGGACAGCTCAGCGGGGGAATCGCTCATGAACTGAGAAATCCTCTTGGAGCAATCAAGAATAGCGTCTACTTCCTCCGCATGGCCCTCGAGGACCCCGATGAAGATATACAAGAAACACTTGAGATTATAGATGAGGAAGTTCAACATTCTGTCGACATAATTGAGAGCCTTTTGGATTATGCCAGACCAAGACCACCCACAAGAAGGAAGGTTGACATAACCAAGTTGCTTGAGGATTTGATTAGTAGCGCTGAAATTCCCGATGATATTGAAGTCACAGTGGAGTTTGATAAAGAGATTCCTGTGCTTCTAGCAGATCCGGTTCAACTGGAACGAGTTTTCGGAAATCTGATAGGAAACGCCGTTCAAGCAATGCCTGATGGGGGGAGATTAAAGCTCAGTGCAAAGTGCTGCGCAGATGAGATGGTTCAGGTAAAAGTAGAGGATACTGGGGAAGGTATCCCCGAAGAAAATCTTGAGAAAGTGTTTGAACCCCTCTTCACAACCAAAGCTAAGGGCATCGGATTGGGACTGGCCATAGTAAATTCAGTTGTTGAAGCACACGATGGTTCAATCAGTGTTAAGAGCGAAGTTGGAAAAGGTACCCTCTTCACAGTTGAGCTACCCCTTCCTGAGGTGAATTGA
- a CDS encoding response regulator, protein MDAPDNETSSVLVVDDNKNICNILKKVLTREGYDVETVTRGQEAVDLTDKLKFRIALIDLKLPDTEGIQLMDSLVEIAPEMEIIVITGHASIETAVDTLTSRAVDYVTKPIDMDYLLEVISKTLERQELQKKKESTLRHLRAKSNQLSDVVHTISHDLKASLQLIMSYADLAKAECDSPDIEAIAQLAGKITEMMDRSIELADEGLVVKKTDQVNLKQVVMETASTMTTHDVEFRVGQLPVVEGDQTKLSQVFLNLFRNAIEHANPDHISVTMVNADNEVKILVTNDGEPIPEEYRHNLFDRGVSSKGSEGGLGLFIVRRVVEGHGWTIELADEPDTTFRIIVPKNDLIA, encoded by the coding sequence ATGGATGCTCCAGATAATGAGACATCATCCGTATTGGTAGTAGACGATAACAAAAATATCTGTAACATTTTGAAGAAGGTTTTGACAAGAGAAGGATATGATGTGGAAACAGTAACTCGGGGTCAAGAAGCTGTAGATTTAACAGACAAACTCAAGTTCAGGATCGCCCTCATTGATCTTAAGCTGCCAGATACAGAGGGTATACAGCTGATGGATAGCTTGGTGGAAATAGCTCCCGAAATGGAGATTATCGTAATAACAGGACATGCTTCTATTGAAACCGCAGTAGATACCCTAACTAGTCGGGCCGTCGACTATGTTACTAAACCAATTGATATGGATTATCTGCTTGAAGTTATTAGCAAGACCTTGGAAAGACAAGAGCTGCAGAAGAAAAAAGAGTCCACATTGAGGCATCTGAGAGCCAAAAGCAATCAGCTGAGCGATGTTGTACACACAATTTCTCACGACCTGAAGGCCTCACTCCAACTGATTATGAGCTATGCCGACCTTGCGAAAGCTGAATGTGACAGTCCGGATATTGAGGCTATTGCACAACTGGCTGGCAAAATCACCGAGATGATGGATAGGTCTATTGAGCTTGCAGATGAGGGATTAGTTGTTAAGAAAACAGACCAAGTGAATCTGAAACAAGTGGTCATGGAGACAGCGAGTACTATGACCACTCATGATGTTGAATTTAGAGTAGGACAGCTTCCGGTCGTAGAAGGAGATCAAACAAAGCTGAGTCAGGTGTTTCTGAATCTCTTTCGGAATGCCATTGAACATGCTAATCCCGATCACATCAGTGTAACAATGGTAAACGCTGATAATGAAGTGAAAATTCTGGTGACTAATGATGGAGAACCCATTCCGGAAGAGTACAGGCACAACCTATTCGACCGAGGGGTATCGAGCAAAGGCTCTGAAGGTGGATTGGGCTTATTCATCGTCAGGCGAGTTGTTGAGGGGCATGGGTGGACCATTGAACTCGCTGACGAACCTGACACCACTTTCAGGATTATAGTCCCGAAAAATGATTTGATTGCGTAG
- a CDS encoding response regulator encodes MTNDEISIMIVDDKKSMTSSMSRVLNRMGYDVETAGSGREAIEIAKEKERIDIVFLDIKMPVMNGVETYKQLKTIIPQAAVIMMTAYAVEDLIQEALEEGAFGVIYKPLDLEKVDEKIEKALEIEKGALILVVDDDSNVRRSFDKALTKKGYSVIAAESGEEAVNLAAEEEFDVLFIDLRLPEINGLETYLKVKETNPSAVAVIVTAYAQDMNALVEQALLEDAYSCMQKPIDLGKVNDLVNLVMEAKRE; translated from the coding sequence ATGACGAATGATGAAATTTCAATCATGATTGTTGACGATAAGAAAAGCATGACTTCATCCATGTCACGAGTGTTGAACAGAATGGGATATGATGTTGAAACAGCTGGCAGCGGACGCGAAGCAATCGAAATAGCTAAAGAAAAGGAGAGAATCGATATTGTATTTCTTGATATCAAGATGCCAGTAATGAATGGTGTTGAAACATACAAGCAGCTGAAAACCATCATTCCTCAAGCAGCAGTTATCATGATGACAGCATATGCAGTCGAAGATTTGATTCAAGAAGCCCTTGAGGAAGGTGCCTTCGGAGTTATCTATAAACCGCTTGATCTTGAAAAAGTAGATGAGAAAATCGAGAAAGCTCTAGAAATAGAAAAAGGTGCATTGATACTTGTGGTGGATGATGATTCTAATGTTCGAAGGAGTTTCGATAAAGCACTAACGAAGAAAGGGTATTCCGTTATTGCCGCAGAAAGCGGAGAAGAAGCCGTGAATCTGGCTGCCGAAGAAGAATTCGATGTGTTATTCATCGATCTAAGATTACCGGAGATAAATGGCTTAGAGACCTATCTCAAAGTGAAAGAGACTAATCCTTCTGCAGTCGCAGTTATTGTAACAGCATATGCTCAGGACATGAATGCATTGGTGGAACAGGCACTTCTGGAGGATGCATATTCCTGCATGCAGAAACCAATCGACTTGGGCAAAGTGAATGATTTGGTGAATCTCGTTATGGAGGCAAAAAGGGAGTAG